AAGGTCAAGGCGGTCTGTGCCTTCCTGGAGGACGGGCACCGGGTGAAGGTCTCGGTGTTCTTCCGGGGACGGGAGATGGCGTTCCTGGATCGGGGTCGCGAGGTGCTCGACCGGGTGCGCCGGGACATCGAAGGGTTCGGCAAGGTGGAGATGGAGCCCCGCATGGAAGGTTCGTACATGCGCATGATGATCGCTCCGGTCCTCCCGACCCTGCCCGTCAAGGAGCCCGCCAAGGAACCCGGAGGGAGTTCGAAGTCCCCTGCCCCGAAGGCAGCCGCCCCCAAGGCAAAGCCGGAACCCACGAGCGACGACGTATCGCCGCAGGAATCTTAGAGGAGGGAACTACCATGCCGAAAGTCAAGACCCATTCTGGGGCGAAGAAGCGTTTCTCCGTGACCGGATCCGGGAAGGTGGTCTACCAGAAGAACGGTCGCCGCCACCTGCTGCAGTGCAAGAACGCCAAGCGCCGCCGTCGTCTCCGCCAGCAGGGCGTGTTGACCCCGGTCCTTGCCGATACGCTCAAGCAGATGATGCCCTACGCGTGAGCGTAGACGCCCGCCCGACGGAGAAGGAGTGAAGCGCCATGCGAGTCAAAGGTTCCAGCGCAAGCCGTAACAAACTGAAGAAGCTCTTCAGCATCACCAAGGGCTTCTGGGGACGCAAGAAGAACGTCTATCGCCGGGCCCGGGAGGCGTACCTGCACGCCCTCTCCAAGTCCTATCACGATCGCAAGGTCAAGAAGCGGGACTTCCGGCAGCTCTGGATCATCCGCATCAACGCCGCCGCCCGGATGAACGGCATCAGCTACAGCCACCTCATGAACGGCCTGAAGAAGGCCCAGGTGGGAGTGAACCGGAAGATGC
The sequence above is drawn from the Aminomonas paucivorans DSM 12260 genome and encodes:
- the rplT gene encoding 50S ribosomal protein L20, which produces MRVKGSSASRNKLKKLFSITKGFWGRKKNVYRRAREAYLHALSKSYHDRKVKKRDFRQLWIIRINAAARMNGISYSHLMNGLKKAQVGVNRKMLADLAIHDAAAFTALVGKAKEALTR
- the rpmI gene encoding 50S ribosomal protein L35 yields the protein MPKVKTHSGAKKRFSVTGSGKVVYQKNGRRHLLQCKNAKRRRRLRQQGVLTPVLADTLKQMMPYA